A stretch of Vigna angularis cultivar LongXiaoDou No.4 chromosome 4, ASM1680809v1, whole genome shotgun sequence DNA encodes these proteins:
- the LOC108330545 gene encoding synaptotagmin-2, with protein MGFFGTIFSFFGFGFGISMGLAIGYYLFIYVQPSDVKDPEIKPLTEEDSETVDRMIPEIPLWVKNPDFDRVDWLNKLIEYMWPYLNKAICKTAETIAKPIIEEQIPQYKIDSVEFEELTLGSLPPTFQGMKVYETEEKELIMELSVKWAANPNILVAVKKFGLKATVQVMDLHVFAIPRITLKPLVPSFPCFANIFVSLMEKPYVDFGLKLVGADLMSIPVLYKFVQEIIKDQVANMYLWPKTLDIQVIDPSKAQKRPVGILNTKVIRAMKLKKKDLLGASDPYVQLTLTEDTLTSKKTTVKHKNLNPEWNEEFSLVVKDPETQALEFQVFDWEQVGKHDKMGMNIIPLKELTVDEPKVFTLELLKNLNPKDAQNEKSRGQIILELTYKPFRNEDLAKSFKEPHPTKSPPQGTPPGGGLLVVIIHEAQDVEGKYHTNPHVRLIFRGEERRTKIIKKNRDPRWEEEFQFLVEESPSNDKLHVEVVSTSSRSLLRQKESLGYADISLADVVTNNRINERHHLIDSKNGRIQIELQWRASQAN; from the exons ATGGGTTTCTTCGGCACcatatttagtttttttggcTTTGGATTTGGGATTTCCATGGGTCTTGCTATCGGTTATTATCTCTTTATTTATGTTCAACCCAGTGATGTGAAG GATCCTGAAATTAAACCATTGACAGAGGAAGATTCAGAAACTGTAGACCGAATGATTCCTGAAATTCCACTTTGGGTAAAGAATCCAGACTTCGATCGG GTTGATTGGCTTAACAAACTTATTGAATATATGTGGCCTTATCTAAATAAG GCTATATGCAAAACAGCAGAGACCATTGCAAAGCCTATAATTGAAGAGCAAATACCACAATATAAAATTGATTCCGTTGAATTCGAAGAGCTAACACTAGGTTCCTTGCCGCCAACTTTTCAAG GAATGAAAGTTTACGAGACCGAAGAGAAAGAATTAATCATGGAGCTTTCTGTAAAATGGGCAGCAAATCCTAATATCCTTGTTGCAGTTAAGAAATTTGGGTTGAAAGCAACGGTCCAG GTGATGGATCTGCATGTTTTTGCTATACCGCGTATTACTTTGAAACCTTTGGTTCCAAGTTTTCCATGCTTTGCCAATATTTTCGTGTCTCTCATGGAAAAG CCATATGTTGACTTTGGGCTGAAGCTTGTAGGGGCTGATCTTATGTCTATTCCTGTACTTTACAAGTTCGTTCAG GAGATTATCAAAGATCAAGTTGCAAATATGTATCTATGGCCCAAAACTTTAGATATTCAAGTTATAGATCCATCAAA GGCACAGAAGAGGCCTGTTGGAATTTTAAATACAAAGGTTATAAGAGCAATGAAGTTAAAGAAGAAAGATCTTCTTGGTGCATCTGACCCTTATGTGCAGTTAACACTTACCGAAGACACTTTGACATCGAAAAAAACTACTGTAAAGCATAAAAACTTGAATCCTGAATGGAACGAAGAATTTAGTTTGGTTGTTAAAGATCCTGAGACTCAAGCTTTAGAGTTTCAAGTTTTTGACTGGGAACAG GTTGGGAAGCATGACAAGATGGGTATGAATATTATTCCTTTGAAAGAACTTACGGTTGATGAACCTAAAGTTTTTACTCttgaacttttgaaaaacttGAATCCAAAGGATGCCCAGAATGAGAAGTCTCGGGGACAAATTATTCTAGAATTGACATATAAACCATTTAGGAACGAAGACTTGGCCAAAAGTTTTAAGGAGCCACACCCTACAAAGAGTCCTCCCCAAGGGACTCCTCCTGGTGGAGGTTTACTTGTAGTTATAATCCATGAAGCTCAAGATGTTGAAGGAAAGTACCATACCAATCCACACGTACGCCTTATTTTcagaggagaagagagaagaactAAG ataataaagaaaaacagaGATCCAAGGTGGGAAGAAGAGTTCCAATTTTTGGTGGAAGAGTCTCCCAGTAATGATAAATTACATGTGGAAGTTGTTAGCACTTCCTCGCGAAGCCTTCTACGGCAAAAG GAATCTTTGGGTTATGCTGACATTAGTCTTGCGGACGTTGTGACGAATAATAGAATCAACGAAAGGCACCATCTTATAGACTCCAAGAATGGTCGTATCCAAATAGAACTACAGTGGAGAGCTTCACAAGCTAATTAA
- the LOC108331467 gene encoding E3 ubiquitin-protein ligase UPL3, with amino-acid sequence METRSRKRAEASSAAPSSSSTSRSAKRSRLSSSSSSIPNTPTVNTRSRSARTNTTTTNSVSIMDPTNESSGSRRDRRGKNLERDNSDKGKEKEQDVGIRDVERERALALNMEGEGVGDDDDNYSDSGVHRNLTSASSALQGLLRKLGAGLDDLLPATAMSGSASSSHQSGRLKKILAGLRADGEEGRQLDALSQLCDMLSIGTEESLSTFSVDSFVPVLVGLLNHESNPDVMLLAARALTHLCDVLPSSCAAVVHYGAVSIFCARLLTIEYMDLAEQSLQALKKISQEHPTACLRAGALMAVLSYLDFFSTGVQRVALSTAANMCKKLPPDAADFVMEAVPLLTNLLQYHDSKVLEHASVCLTRIAEAFASSPDKLDELCNHGLVTQAASLISNSSSGGGQASLSTPTYTGLIRLLSTCGSGSPLGAKTLLLLGISGILKDILSGSGVSSITSFSPALSRPADQIFEIVNLANELLPPLPHGTISLPVSSNLFVKGYFVKKCPSGTSRQEDTTNGNIHEISAREKLLNDQPELLQQFGMDLLPVLMQIYGASVNGPVRHKCLSVIGKLMYFSTAEMIQSLLSVTNISSFLAGVLAWKDPHVLVPALQIAEILMEKLPGTFSKMFVREGVVHAVDQLISAGNSTNVSIQTSAEKDSDSVSGTHSQPRHYRLRSGNSNPDANYLDDLMRSPVPVNVGLPTSSVETPTTGSSIRESISSVARGFKDKYFPSDPGSIEVGVSDDLLHLKNLCTKLTTCVDDKKTKAKGKVKASGPGLNENSNNTEEYLIGVISDMLKELGKGDGVSTFEFIGSGVVEALLSYLSCGYSAKDRMSETSLPRLRQQALARFKSFVAIALPLSIDNGDVAPMTVLVQKLQNALSSLERFPVMLSNSSRSSSGSARLSSGLSALSQPIKLRLCRAQGEKSLKDYSSNVVLIDPLASLAAIEEFLWTRVQRSESGQKSTVPGENSESGTAPAGAGVLSPSSYTPSTTRRHAAMYRSSFSIEDTPTKKTSQDKSTSSSKSKGKAVLKAAQEEARGPQTRNRRRAALDKNAQMKPVNDESTSEDEELDISPVEIDEALMIEDDDISDDEDEDHEDVLRDDSLPVCLPDKVHDVKLGDSAEESTVATATSDSQTIAASGSSSKAVTARGSDSADFRSGYSSSSRGAMSFAAAAMAGLGYANSRGFRGGRDRHGRLLFGTSNDPPKLIFTAAGKQLNRNLTIYQAIQKQLVLDEDDDDRFAGSDYVSSDGSSLWGDIYTITYQRAENQTDKASTGGSSSNTSKPAKSGSASNSSPEAKLHQTSVLDSILYGELPCDLEKSNPTYNILALLRVLECLNQLAPRLRAQMVSDSFAEGKISNFDQLVVTTDTRVVQEEFISGKLTPKLARQIQDALALCSGSLPLWCYQLTKACPFLFPFETRRQYFYSTAFGLSRALYRLQQQQGADGHGSTTEREIRVGRLQRQKVRVSRNRVLDSAAKVMEMYSSQKAVLEVEYFGEVGTGLGPTLEFYTILSHDLQKVGLQMWRSHSSNKHEMEVDGDEKREHSVGSRPNLAGDKELVLAPMGLFPRPWPTNSDASEGSPFAKVIEYFRLLGRVMAKALQDGRLLDLPLSVAFYKLVLGQDLDLHDLLFIDAELGKTLQELNALVRRKHYVESVGGSCTDTLFNLHFHAAPVEDLCLDFTLPGFPEYTLKAGDETVDINNLEEYISLVVDATVKTGIMRQIEAFRAGFNQVFDISSLQIFTPQELDYLLCGRRELWEAETLADHIKFDHGYNAKSPPIVNLLEIMGEFTPEQQRAFCQFVTGAPRLPPGGLAVLNPKLTIVRKLSSTAVNTSSNGNGASESADDDLPSVMTCANYLKLPPYSTKEVMYKKLLYAISEGQGSFDLS; translated from the exons ATGGAAACTCGGAGTCGGAAGCGGGCGGAGGCTTCCTCAGCTGCCCCTTCATCCTCGTCCACCTCTCGTTCCGCCAAGCGCTCTcgtctctcttcttcctcttcttcgaTCCCGAACACCCCAACTGTTAATACACGTTCTCGTTCGGCCAGGACTAACACCACCACCACAAATTCCGTTTCTATCATGGACCCCACCAACGAATCCTCCGGGTCAAGACGTGATCGCCGTGGCAAGAATTTGGAAAGGGACAATTCGGACAAAGGGAAGGAGAAAGAACAGGATGTTGGGATTAGGGATGTAGAAAGAGAGCGAGCCTTGGCGTTGAACATGGAGGGTGAAGGTGTTGGGGACGACGATGATAATTATAGTGACAGTGGTGTGCATCGGAATTTGACGTCTGCTAGTAGTGCCCTTCAAGGGCTTCTTCGGAAACTTGGTGCTGGTTTGGATGATCTGCTTCCTGCCACGGCTATGAGTGGTTCTGCGTCCTCTTCTCATCAGAGTGGTAGACTCAAGAAAATTCTGGCTGGATTGCGTGCTGACGGAGAAGAAGGTCGTCAGCTCGATGCATTGTCGCAGCTTTGTGACATGCTTTCCATTGGAACTGAAGAATCCCTTAGTACATTTTCCGTTGACTCGTTTGTTCCTGTGTTAGTGGGGTTGCTTAATCATGAGAGCAACCCCGATGTTATGCTACTTGCTGCCAGGGCGCTTACCCATTTATGCGACGTTCTTCCCTCATCTTGTGCTGCTGTTGTGCATTACGGGGCAGTGTCTATATTCTGTGCGAGACTGCTTACGATAGAGTATATGGATTTGGCTGAGCAG TCTCTTCAAGCGCTAAAGAAGATTTCTCAGGAGCACCCAACTGCCTGTCTTCGAGCTGGAGCTCTGATGGCTGTACTTTCTTACTTGGACTTCTTCTCAACAGGAGTTCAG CGAGTGGCATTGTCTACTGCTGCAAATATGTGCAAAAAGCTTCCTCCTGATGCAGCTGACTTTGTAATGGAAGCTGTTCCTCTTTTGACAAACCTTCTTCAGTACCATGACTCCAAG GTTCTGGAACATGCCTCTGTTTGTCTGACTCGAATAGCTGAAGCATTTGCCTCATCTCCAGACAAATTAGATGAATTATGCAATCATGGACTGGTAACACAAGCTGCCTCTCTCATTTCTAATAGCAGTTCTGGAGGTGGTCAGGCTTCTCTCAGCACTCCAACATATACT GGTCTGATCCGCCTTCTTTCCACATGTGGCAGTGGATCCCCTCTTGGAGCCAAAACATTACTTCTCCTTGGAATTAGTGGCATTCTAAAAGATATACTATCCGGTTCTGGTGTTTCTTCTATCACCTCTTTTTCACCAGCATTAAGTAGGCCGGCAGATCAG ATATTTGAGATTGTGAATCTGGCAAATGAACTTCTGCCTCCATTGCCACATGGAACCATTTCTCTTCCTGTCAGCTCCAACTTGTTTGTGAAAGGGTATTTTGTGAAAAAATGTCCTTCTGGCACTTCCAGACAAGAAGACACCACCAACGGAAATATTCATGAGATATCAGCTCGTGAGAAGTTATTAAATGATCAGCCTGAGTTACTTCAGCAATTTGGGATGGATCTCCTCCCAGTTTTAATGCAG ATATATGGTGCCAGTGTCAATGGTCCTGTTCGCCACAAATGTCTTTCTGTCATTGGAAAATTGATGTATTTCAGCACAGCTGAGATGATTCAGTCTTTGTTGAGTGTAACAAATATATCAAG TTTCTTAGCTGGTGTGTTAGCATGGAAAGATCCGCATGTTTTGGTACCTGCCTTGCAGATTGCAGAAATTCTTATGGAAAAGCTTCCTGGAACATTCTCTAAGATGTTTGTCAGAGAAGGTGTGGTCCATGCGGTTGACCAACTTATTTCAGCTGGAAATTCAACCAATGTATCTATTCAAACGTCCGCTGAGAAGGATAGTGATTCTGTATCTGGAACTCATTCTCAGCCCAGACACTATCGCCTGCGTAGTGGTAACTCAAACCCCGATGCAAACTATTTGGATGATTTGATGAGGAGTCCAGTTCCAGTAAATGTTGGTTTGCCAACAAGTTCTGTTGAAACTCCGACAACTGGTTCCAGTATTCGGGAGTCTATTAGCTCAGTTGCTAGAGGTTTTAAAGACAAGTACTTTCCTTCTGATCCTGGGTCTATTGAAGTGGGTGTTAGTGATgatcttttgcatttgaaaaatCTCTGCACAAAGCTGACCACTTGTGTTGATGATAAAAAAACTAAGGCAAAGGGAAAAGTTAAAGCTTCTGGACCTGGTCTCAACGAAAATTCTAATAACACAGAAGAATATTTAATTGGGGTGATATCTGACATGTTAAAGGAACTTGGCAAAGGTGATGGTGTATCTACTTTTGAATTTATTGGTAGTGGTGTTGTTGAAGCCTTGTTGAGTTATTTATCTTGTGGGTATTCTGCAAAAGATCGAATGTCAGAAACCAGTCTCCCCAGACTTCGTCAACAGGCACTTGCAAGGTTCAAGTCATTTGTTGCTATTGCACTACCTTTGAGCATTGATAATGGGGATGTTGCTCCTATGACTGTCTTGGTTCAGAAGCTTCAAAATGCATTGTCTTCCCTGGAACGGTTCCCTGTAATGCTGAGTAATTCTTCTCGTTCATCTAGTGGGAGTGCACGTCTCTCCAGTGGACTAAGTGCATTATCTCAGCCCATAAAGCTGCGTCTCTGTCGAGCACAGGGTGAAAAGTCACTTAAGGATTATTCTTCCAATGTGGTACTGATTGATCCATTAGCGAGTTTAGCAGCCATTGAGGAATTTCTGTGGACTCGTGTCCAGCGCAGTGAATCTGGTCAAAAGTCTACTGTACCTGGTGAAAATTCTGAATCTGGAACAGCTCCTGCAGGGGCAGGTGTTTTATCTCCTTCCTCTTATACTCCCTCAACTACCCGTCGACATGCAGCTATGTACAGATCATCTTTTAGTATAGAAGATACACCTACAAAAAAAACATCTCAAGATAAAAGCACAAGTTCATCTAAGAGCAAGGGTAAAGCTGTATTAAAGGCTGCACAGGAGGAAGCAAGAGGACCTCAGACCCGAAATCGCAGAAGAGCAGCTCTAGATAAAAATGCTCAAATGAAACCTGTAAATGACGAATCAACTTCTGAG GATGAAGAATTGGATATATCTCCTGTTGAAATAGACGAGGCTTTGatgattgaagatgatgatatttctgatgatgaggatgaagaCCATGAAGAT GTGTTGAGGGATGATTCTCTTCCTGTCTGTTTGCCCGACAAAGTACATGATGTGAAATTGGGTGACTCAGCTGAGGAGAGTACTGTTGCTACAGCAACAAGCGATAGCCAGACTATCGCAGCCTCGGGTTCTAGCAGTAAAGCTGTGACAGCCAGGGGATCCGACTCTGCTGATTTTAGGAGTGGGTATTCATCTAGCTCAAGGGGTGCAATGTCATTTGCTGCTGCTGCTATGGCTGGACTAGGATATGCTAATAGCAGAGGTTTCAGGGGTGGCAGAGATAGGCATGGGCGCCTGTTGTTTGGTACTTCTAATGATCctccaaaattaatttttactgCTGCTGGGAAGCAGCTTAATAGGAATTTGACTATATACCAGGCAATTCAAAAACAGCTTGTgctagatgaagatgatgatgacagATTTGCTGGCAGTGACTATGTATCCAGTGATGGAAGCAGTCTGTGGGGTGATATTTACACCATCACTTATCAAAGAGCAGAAAACCAGACGGATAAGGCATCTACTGGAGGATCAAGTTCAAATACTTCAAAACCTGCCAAATCTGGCTCTGCCTCAAATTCCAGCCCAGAAGCTAAGTTGCATCAGACTTCTGTTTTAGACAGTATATTGTATGGAGAATTGCCGTGTGATCTAGAGAAATCTAACCCCACCTACAATATTTTGGCACTCCTGCGTGTGTTGGAGTGTTTGAACCAGCTTGCGCCTCGTTTGAGGGCTCAAATGGTTTCTGATAGCTTTGCTGAGGGTAAAATCTCTAATTTTGATCAGCTAGTTGTTACAACTGATACTAGGGTTGTTCAGGAGGAATTCATTAGTGGTAAGCTTACTCCAAAATTGGCTAGGCAAATACAAGATGCCCTAGCACTATGCAGTGGTAGTCTTCCCTTATGGTGTTATCAGTTGACTAAAGCATGCCCTTTCTTGTTTCCTTTTGAGACTCGACGACAGTACTTCTATTCTACTGCATTTGGGTTATCTCGAGCACTGTATCGACTTCAGCAGCAGCAAGGTGCTGATGGTCATGGATCGACTACTGAGAGAGAGATTAGAGTTGGGAGATTACAGCGCCAAAAAGTTCGTGTCTCTCGAAACCGTGTCTTGGATTCTGCTGCAAAAGTTATGGAGATGTATTCTAGCCAAAAAGCAGTACTTGAAGTAGAATATTTTGGTGAAGTTGGCACTGGCCTGGGCCCAACCCTGGAGTTTTATACAATTCTAAGTCATGATTTACAAAAGGTTGGACTGCAAATGTGGAGATCCCATTCTTCAAATAAACATGAAATGGAAGTTGACGGGGATGAAAAGAGAGAGCATAGTGTAGGCTCTAGGCCCAATTTGGCTGGAGATAAAGAACTTGTTCTAGCTCCTATGGGTTTGTTTCCTCGGCCTTGGCCTACAAATTCTGATGCATCAGAGGGTAGTCCATTTGCAAAAGTCATTGAGTATTTTCGGCTGCTGGGTCGTGTTATGGCAAAAGCTCTTCAAGATGGACGACTATTGGATCTGCCATTGTCAGTGGCATTCTATAAGCTTGTTCTTGGTCAA GATCTTGATTTGCATGACCTTCTGTTCATTGATGCTGAGCTTGGGAAGACTTTGCAAGAGTTAAATGCCCTTGTTCGTCGGAAACATTATGTAGAATCTGTTGGTGGTAGCTGTACTGATACTCTTTTTAACTTACATTTTCATGCTGCGCCAGTTGAAGATCTTTGCTTAGATTTTACGCTTCCTGGTTTTCCTGAGTACACCTTGAAAGCTGGAGATGAAACT GTCGATATCAACAATTTGGAGGAGTACATATCCTTGGTGGTTGATGCAACAGTCAAGACTGGAATCATGCGGCAAATAGAGGCATTTAGAGCAGGGTTTAATCAG GTTTTTGACATCTCATCTTTACAAATTTTTACTCCTCAAGAACTAGACTACTTGCTTTGTGGCCGGAGGGAGTTGTGGGAG GCTGAGACACTTGCTGATCATATAAAATTTGACCATGGGTACAATGCAAAGAGCCCTCCTATTGTTAAT TTACTTGAAATTATGGGGGAATTCACCCCGGAGCAGCAGCGCGCCTTCTGTCAATTTGTTACTGGTGCACCTAGGCTGCCACCTGGTGGGCTGGCAGTTCTAAATCCAAAACTAACGATTGTGAGGAAG CTTTCGTCAACTGCAGTTAATACTTCATCAAACGGGAATGGAGCTTCAGAATCCGCGGACGATGACTTGCCTAGTGTGATGACATGCGCTAATTACCTGAAACTTCCTCCTTACTCTACCAAG GAAGTTATGTACAAGAAGCTACTCTATGCAATCAGTGAAGGGCAGGGATCCTTTGATTTATCATGA
- the LOC108330546 gene encoding beta-galactosidase 13 produces the protein MEQTNNIMARTLFLMTLLFTIVVVVHGRGHHKGAYGRNMIAHNVTYDGKSLFINGRRELLISGSIHYPRSMPDMWPVLLDNARRGGINVIQTYVFWNAHEPIQGQFNFEGNYDLVKFIKLVQEFGMFVTLRVGPFIQAEWNHGGLPYWLREVPDIIFRSDNEPYKQHMQAFVSKIVQMMKDEKLFAPQGGPIILAQIENEYNHIQLAYEEKGVNYVQWAANMAVALDVGVPWVMCKQRDAPDPVINACNGRHCGDTFSGPNKPYKPAIWTENWTAQYRVHGDPPSQRSAEDIAFSVARFFSKGGNLVNYYMYHGGTNFGRTSSAFTTTRYYDEAPLDEYGLQREPKWSHLRDVHKAVLLCRKAILGGNPNVEKLNEFHEIRTFEKFGTNLCAAFITNNHTTDAATINFRGTNYFLPPHSISVLPDCKTLVYNTQSIVSQHNSRNYERSPIANNFQWEMFNEAIPTTTKLDMYQNIPAELYSLLKDTTDYAWYTTSFELAPGDLPTKPEVLPILRIMSLGHTMVAFVNGDLIGTAHGTHEEKSFDFQRPVQLRVGTNYISILAGTVGLPDSGAYMEHRYAGPKSISIIALNTGTLDVTTNMWGHRVGLKGEGMKVYSDEGSLKAKWKPLSPIPRPLTWYRTRFATPEGTGPVAIRMTGMGKGMMWINGKNIGRHWMSFLSPLGKPTQSEFHIPRSFLNPQDNLLVIFEEEPLAPIQVEILNVNRDTICILITESDPPNVNSWVSRRGNFHPIVSYIAPQALLACAPGKKITTVEFASFGNPSGYCGEYVLGTCNTIATKQIVEQACLGKETCSIALNRAIFNQNGVDPCPEILIKTLAIQVRCY, from the exons ACATCATGGCTCGCACTCTTTTCCTCATGACATTGCTTTTCACCATTGTGGTTGTGGTACATGGACGCGGACACCATAAAGGTGCATATGGTCGTAACATGATTGCTCATAATGTCACTTATGATGGTAAGTCATTGTTCATCAATGGAAGGCGTGAGCTACTTATTTCTGGTTCCATCCACTACCCACGAAGCATGCCAGAT ATGTGGCCTGTCCTTCTTGATAATGCAAGACGTGGAGGTATAAATGTCATCCAAACCTACGTGTTTTGGAATGCTCATGAGCCCATACAAGGACAG TTCAACTTTGAAGGTAATTACGACTTGGTGAAGTTTATTAAGCTTGTTCAAGAGTTTGGAATGTTTGTCACTCTTAGGGTTGGACCCTTCATCCAAGCCGAGTGGAACCACGG AGGACTTCCATATTGGCTTAGAGAGGTTCCTGACATCATATTCCGCTCTGATAATGAGCCTTATAAG CAACACATGCAAGCATTCGTGTCAAAGATTGTACAAATGATGAAAGATGAGAAGCTCTTTGCTCCCCAAGGAGGCCCTATCATCTTAGCTCAG ATTGAGAATGAGTACAACCACATTCAACTTGCGTATGAGGAAAAGGGAGTTAACTACGTCCAATGGGCTGCAAACATGGCAGTAGCACTAGATGTTGGAGTTCCATGGGTCATGTGTAAGCAAAGAGATGCACCTGACCCAGTG ATCAATGCATGCAATGGAAGACACTGCGGTGATACATTCTCAGGACCAAACAAACCATACAAACCAGCCATATGGACAGAGAATTGGACCGCTCA GTATAGAGTACATGGAGATCCACCATCCCAAAGATCAGCAGAAGATATTGCATTTTCAGTTGCTCGATTTTTCTCCAAGGGTGGAAACTTGGTTAACTATTATATG TATCACGGAGGAACAAACTTTGGTAGAACCAGTTCTGCCTTTACCACAACTCGTTATTATGATGAGGCGCCTCTCGATGAATATGGACTACAAAGAGAACCAAAATGGAGTCATTTAAGGGACGTGCACAAAGCTGTGCTCCTTTGTAGGAAGGCCATCCTTGGTGGCAATCCCAATGTGGAAAAGTTGAACGAATTCCACGAG ATTAGAACCTTTGAGAAGTTTGGAACAAACTTATGTGCTGCTTTCATCACTAACAACCACACAACAGATGCAGCCACTATTAACTTCAGGGGCACTAACTACTTTTTGCCTCCACATTCCATTAGCGTCCTCCCTGATTGCAAGACTTTAGTCTACAACACACAAAGT ATTGTTTCACAACATAATTCGAGGAACTACGAGAGATCTCCCATTGCAAACAATTTCCAATGGGAGATGTTCAATGAGGCCATCCCAACGACAACAAAACTGGATATGTACCAAAATATTCCGGCAGAGCTTTACAGTTTGCTCAAGGACACCACTGATTATGCTTGGTACACCACCAG CTTTGAGTTGGCCCCAGGAGACTTGCCAACAAAACCTGAAGTTCTCCCAATTCTTCGTATTATGAGTCTCGGACACACAATGGTTGCATTTGTAAATGGAGACCTCATTG GAACTGCTCATGGAACTCATGAAGAAAAATCTTTTGATTTCCAACGCCCAGTTCAACTTAGGGTTGGAACTAACTATATTTCTATCTTGGCTGGCACAGTTGGATTACCT GATAGTGGAGCTTACATGGAACATAGATATGCAGGACCTAAGTCTATATCTATCATCGCTCTCAACACGGGAACACTTGATGTCACAACCAATATGTGGGGTCATCGG gTTGGTCTCAAGGGTGAAGGTATGAAAGTTTACAGTGATGAAGGATCATTAAAGGCAAAATGGAAGCCGCTTAGTCCAATTCCACGCCCTCTCACCTGGTACAGG aCAAGATTTGCCACTCCAGAGGGAACAGGTCCAGTTGCAATTAGGATGACTGGAATGGGCAAAGGAATGATGTGGATCAACGGTAAAAACATTGGTCGCCACTGGATGAGTTTCCTCTCCCCACTTGGAAAGCCCACTCAATCAGA GTTCCATATCCCAAGATCTTTCCTCAACCCACAAGACAACTTGCTTGTTATATTTGAAGAGGAACCATTGGCTCCAATACAGGTTGAGATTTTGAACGTGAACAGAGACACAATTTGCATTTTAATTACAGAGAGTGATCCTCCCAATGTGAACTCATGGGTGTCTAGAAGAGGAAATTTCCATCCTATTGTGTCATACATTGCACCACAGGCGTTACTAGCATGTGCTCCTGGGAAAAAGATTACGACAGTTGAATTTGCAAGTTTTGGCAATCCAAGTGGTTATTGTGGAGAGTATGTTTTGGGAACTTGCAATACTATTGCTACAAAACAAATCGTGGAGCAAGCATGTTTGGGCAAAGAAACTTGCTCAATTGCATTAAACCGTGCAATATTTAATCAAAATGGTGTGGATCCATGCCcagaaatactaataaaaactCTTGCAATCCAAGTAAGGTGTTATTAG